The following proteins come from a genomic window of Dreissena polymorpha isolate Duluth1 chromosome 1, UMN_Dpol_1.0, whole genome shotgun sequence:
- the LOC127857641 gene encoding uncharacterized protein LOC127857641 has translation MERRRSLQYKTELEHTLHEHDINVCSIQETHLQPAKSFKVRGYQSFRCDREGRKKGGILKSVRNNINAVQTKTHMDDSEFQVLSLRKNDFNLKLVNPYSPNDKALSLDSIPTEDSNFIVVGDFNSHSQSWGYDHMDRRGEEVEEWQDDNKLNLINQPEDLATFYSRRWHTTSTPDLAFCTGDIHGHIKREVCDQLGGSDHRPVLIIMNQSTSSSSSIHRWNYMKADWTLYKRLSDDLCKEIKVDGRDINKVVKDLNACILNAAQKAIQRGARKDYKPYWSEELEDLQTKLTEARVEAESNPSQESNLSLQRAKAKFLRHKLEAQRKSWRNKTASLNLERDGQKLWRLTKQLNDDEVQARGSVTLEENGELLTGKQAANIFASNYKDVSDIHVSRERQRELRTKGQENR, from the coding sequence ATGGAACGCAGAAGGAGTCTTCAATACAAGACAGAATTAGAGCATACCCTTCATGAACACGACATTAATGTCTGCAGCATTCAGGAAACTCATCTGCAGCCAGCtaaatccttcaaggtcagaggataCCAGAGTTTCCGATGTGACAGAGAAGGCAGAAAGAAAGGAGGCATCCTGAAATCAGTCCGGAACAACATCAATGCTGTTCAGACTAAAACGCATATGGATGACTCTGAATTCCAGGTTCTGAGTCTCAGGAAGAACGATTTCAATCTGAAGCTTGTGAATCCCTATTCTCCAAATGACAAGGCTCTTTCCCTAGACAGTATCCCAACAGAAGATTCTAACTTCATTGTAGTTGGCGACTTCAACAGTCATTCACAAAGCTGGGGATATGACCACATGGACCGACGGGGAGAGGAAGTAGAGGAATGGCAAGATGACAACAAGCTTAATCTTATCAACCAGCCTGAAGATCTGGCAACTTTCTACTCCAGGAGATGGCATACAACGTCGACCCCTGACCTAGCTTTCTGCACTGGAGATATCCATGGGCATATCAAGAGAGAAGTCTGTGATCAACTAGGAGGAAGCGACCATCGCCCAGTTCTCATTATCATGAACCAGTCTACCTCTTCATCCTCAAGCATCCACAGATGGAATTACATGAAGGCCGACTGGACCTTATACAAACGTCTGAGTGATGACCTCTGCAAAGAGATAAAAGTGGATGGTAGAGATATTAACAAAGTTGTGAAAGACTTAAATGCATGCATACTGAACGCAGCACAGAAGGCGATACAACGCGGTGCCAGAAAAGACTACAAGCCATACTGGAGTGAGGAGTTGGAAGACCTCCAGACCAAGTTGACAGAAGCCAGAGTGGAAGCAGAAAGCAACCCTTCACAAGAAAGCAACCTCTCACTACAGCGAGCCAAGGCCAAATTCCTGCGGCACAAACTTGAAGCCCAGAGAAAGAGCTGGAGAAACAAAACAGCATCACTCAACCTTGAGCGAGATGGCCAGAAGCTGTGGAGGTTAACGAAACAGCTGAATGACGATGAAGTTCAAGCGAGAGGCTCAGTAACTCTGGAAGAGAATGGAGAGCTGCTGACTGGTAAACAAGCGGCAAATATCTTTGCCAGCAACTACAAAGATGTCAGTGACATCCATGTCAGTAGAGAAAGACAGAGAGAACTAAGAACAAAGGGGCAGGAAAACAGATGA